AGTTTCCAAGTTCACGACTGATGGACTTTATCCATCACCTGGAGCACGGAGTCCAGTATAGAGGGTCCCAGATCCAGACTGAACGCGAATGCAGAGTCCGTTTGGTTCGGCTGTGTTTCCTCGGGGTTGGTTTGGGTCGAATCCCGTCCGGAGCTCAGGCTGCCTCGAGCAGGGCTCCAGCCGTTGCCGTTCGGCTCCGTGTCCtcgtcctcgtcctcctccGTGTCCAGGAGGGGAAGCGAGCTGCACTTCTGCCTCTGATCGACCGGAGCGTGCTCCCAGACCGGGCTGCACCGG
This sequence is a window from Puntigrus tetrazona isolate hp1 unplaced genomic scaffold, ASM1883169v1 S000000528, whole genome shotgun sequence. Protein-coding genes within it:
- the LOC122334477 gene encoding cdc42 effector protein 3-like — protein: MPLRTPLPRKPTSGRWQRRPWNRKEVLSVNMISLPLGDFRHLSHIGASGHTDSFGDLSFLKEGHSLLLQSSKSEQNLFLPPPPKPPRVNLDEAGRCSPVWEHAPVDQRQKCSSLPLLDTEEDEDEDTEPNGNGWSPARGSLSSGRDSTQTNPEETQPNQTDSAFAFSLDLGPSILDSVLQVMDKVHQS